Proteins from a genomic interval of Zingiber officinale cultivar Zhangliang chromosome 2A, Zo_v1.1, whole genome shotgun sequence:
- the LOC122039747 gene encoding uncharacterized protein LOC122039747, with translation MTDHLLDPDAFARLMITPLHRRDHATAPEGRLTSLHNDLLISILSFLPIKQRVALSAVCSRLLRLLPSIPRLDAFRLEVVNPSGGVDISQHFTFPRALIRQCHIVFHKFTYLSKRLEQLLVEDLVEVGVQDLILETAGERLLNLSGKENCGFFGLKSLRSLSLQGISVGCFDGHPHPPPIACTLLTSLKIKHCDLHRNDFLRAFLISCPFLETLHFVYSFEYGDNLSIHSGSIKHLVLLFANSTVSGTINVRCPNLESLTVNVASELRIEAPKVRNASLLLGLYPSTDPPDALMKILGAHFGTDDAWLMLNSNPTPNGLTAGHENYRILSPECKQDAVIFNFDFDLKDQSSAMILTQFLKKLNHYNTRFDIRVDAMHIQSTNEMARDDHLLHSSTYVELIKLRMIMSEKRFEEFLSNQKRMEEELKQTVLQKLKSRTSKEEFKDILVSNESLVEVSSSITNCIEIKF, from the exons ATGACGGACCATCTTCTTGATCCCGACGCCTTTGCTCGCCTGATGATCACGCCTTTGCACCGGCGTGATCACGCAACCGCCCCGGAGGGCCGCCTTACTTCTCTCCACAACGACCTTCTCATCTCCATCCTCTCCTTCCTCCCCATCAAGCAGCGCGTCGCCCTCTCCGCCGTCTGCTCCCGCTTGCTCCGCCTCCTCCCCTCCATACCCCGACTCGACGCCTTCCGCCTCGAGGTCGTGAATCCCTCCGGCGGCGTCGACATCAGCCAACATTTTACCTTCCCCCGCGCCCTGATCCGCCAATGCCACATCGTCTTCCACAAGTTCACCTATTTATCCAAACGCCTCGAGCAGCTCCTCGTCGAGGACCTCGTCGAGGTGGGCGTCCAAGATCTCATCCTCGAAACCGCCGGTGAGAGATTGTTGAATCTCAGCGGCAAGGAAAATTGCGGCTTCTTCGGCCTCAAGTCGCTGAGGAGTCTCTCCTTACAAGGAATCTCGGTGGGATGCTTTGATGGCCACCCCCATCCGCCGCCCATCGCTTGCACCCTTCTCACCTCCCTCAAAATTAAACATTGCGACCTTCACCGGAATGATTTCCTGCGAGCCTTCCTCATCTCTTGCCCTTTCCTCGAGACTCTACATTTCGTCTATTCCTTCGAATACGGGGACAacttaagcatccactccggctCCATTAAGCATCTAGTCCTATTATTCGCAAACTCCACCGTCAGCGGCACCATCAACGTCCGCTGCCCAAATCTTGAGTCGCTCACCGTCAACGTCGCCAGTGAGCTGCGCATTGAAGCTCCCAAGGTCCGGAACGCGTCATTACTTCTCGGCCTCTATCCGTCGACAGATCCTCCAGATGCATTGATGAAGATTCTCGGAGCTCATTTTGGAACCGATGACGCTTGGCTCATGCTGAATTCTAACCCAACTCCAAAT GGATTAACAGCAGGACACGAAAATTATAGAATTTTGTCTCCGGAATGCAAACAGGACGccgttattttcaactttgactTCGATCTTAAAGATCAATCCTCAGCGATGATATTGACTCAGTTTCTTAAGAAACTTAATCACTACAATACCAGGTTTGATATACGTGTGGATGCTATGCATATACAGAGCACTAATGAAATGGCAAGGGACGATCACTTGCTTCATAGCTCTACATATGTAGAGCTAATTAAATTACGAATGATCATGTCCGAGAAGAGGTTTGAAGAGTTTCTTTCGAATCAAAAGAGGATGGAGGAGGAATTAAAGCAGACAGTATTGCAAAAGCTGAAAAGTCGCACCAGTAAAGAGGAATTCAAGGATATATTAGTTTCCAATGAGTCCCTGGTTGAAGTATCCTCGAGTATCACTAATTgcattgaaataaaattttag